The following proteins come from a genomic window of Burkholderia stabilis:
- a CDS encoding flotillin family protein, with protein MMNALSFWGAVALAVVVGICVIGMIFARLYVRASAERAFVRTGLGGQKVIMSGGAVVLPVFHEVIPINMNTLKLEVSRATRDSLITKDRMRVDVVVAFFVRVAPTEEGVSTAAQTLGQRTLAPENLRALVDDKFVDALRSTAAQMTMQDLQDAREKFVQGVQNTVAEDLTKNGLELESVSLTNFNQTSKEYFDPNNAFDAEGLTKLTQETERRRKERNEVEQDTEVAVREKNRDALSRKLEIEQQEAFMKLEQEQQVKTRSAEQNARIAAFEAERHQEAEQSRIVAERQVQESEIQREQALRTRKVEAEREVRVKEIEQTRVTQMAAIEQAKVTEIAQQEKEIVIAEKSEAQSQAQARASASLADAVRAEQLVETTRKTAEADRAKQVALIEASQEAETQAVHITTQARAERDAAQMQAAAMVELAEAARKKGLAEAEAQRALNDAINALSSDQTSLKFKLALLQALPGVIQQTVEPMKSIDGIKIIQVDGLNRNGAADGGASAAAGGNLAEQAMSAALSYRAHAPLIDSLLGEIGLSGGSLQGMVPGVHSVKPAVGPAPVAHAAPVSHAVPVTHPAPAAAAAREGGPETA; from the coding sequence ATGATGAATGCACTCTCATTCTGGGGCGCTGTCGCATTGGCAGTGGTGGTGGGTATCTGCGTGATCGGCATGATTTTCGCGCGACTTTACGTGCGCGCGTCCGCGGAGCGCGCCTTCGTCCGCACGGGGCTCGGCGGGCAGAAAGTGATCATGAGCGGCGGCGCGGTGGTGCTGCCGGTGTTTCACGAGGTCATCCCGATCAACATGAACACGCTGAAGCTCGAAGTGAGCCGCGCGACGCGCGACAGCCTCATCACGAAGGACCGGATGCGCGTCGACGTGGTCGTCGCCTTCTTCGTGCGGGTCGCACCGACCGAGGAAGGCGTGTCGACCGCCGCGCAGACGCTCGGCCAGCGCACGCTCGCGCCGGAAAACCTGCGCGCGCTCGTCGACGACAAGTTCGTCGATGCGCTGCGCTCGACCGCCGCGCAGATGACGATGCAGGATCTGCAGGACGCCCGCGAGAAATTCGTGCAGGGCGTGCAGAACACGGTCGCGGAAGATCTGACGAAGAACGGGCTGGAGCTGGAAAGCGTGTCGCTGACCAATTTCAACCAGACGTCGAAGGAATACTTCGATCCGAACAACGCGTTCGACGCCGAAGGCCTGACGAAGCTCACGCAGGAAACCGAGCGGCGCCGCAAGGAGCGCAACGAGGTCGAGCAGGACACCGAGGTGGCCGTGCGTGAAAAGAACCGCGACGCACTGTCTCGCAAGCTCGAGATTGAGCAGCAGGAAGCGTTCATGAAGCTCGAGCAGGAGCAGCAGGTCAAGACGCGTTCGGCCGAGCAGAACGCCCGCATTGCCGCGTTCGAGGCCGAGCGTCATCAGGAGGCGGAACAGAGCCGGATCGTTGCCGAGCGGCAGGTTCAGGAATCCGAGATCCAGCGTGAGCAGGCGCTGCGCACCCGCAAGGTGGAAGCGGAGCGCGAAGTGCGCGTGAAGGAGATCGAACAGACGCGCGTCACGCAGATGGCGGCGATCGAGCAGGCGAAGGTGACCGAAATCGCGCAGCAGGAAAAGGAGATCGTGATCGCGGAGAAGTCGGAGGCGCAATCGCAGGCGCAGGCTCGCGCGAGCGCATCGCTTGCGGACGCGGTGCGCGCCGAGCAACTGGTCGAGACGACGCGCAAGACTGCCGAGGCGGATCGCGCGAAGCAGGTCGCGCTGATCGAAGCGTCCCAGGAGGCGGAAACGCAGGCGGTCCACATCACGACGCAGGCCCGGGCGGAGCGGGACGCGGCCCAGATGCAGGCGGCCGCGATGGTCGAGCTGGCCGAGGCGGCGCGCAAGAAGGGGCTCGCGGAAGCTGAGGCGCAGCGTGCGCTGAACGACGCGATCAACGCGCTGTCGTCGGACCAGACCAGCCTCAAGTTCAAGCTCGCGCTGCTGCAGGCGTTGCCGGGCGTGATTCAGCAGACCGTCGAGCCGATGAAGTCGATCGACGGCATCAAGATCATCCAGGTCGACGGGCTCAATCGCAACGGCGCGGCGGACGGCGGTGCGTCGGCCGCGGCAGGCGGCAATCTGGCCGAGCAGGCGATGTCCGCGGCGTTGTCCTATCGCGCGCATGCGCCGCTGATCGATTCGCTGCTCGGTGAAATCGGCCTGTCCGGCGGATCGCTGCAAGGAATGGTGCCGGGGGTCCATTCGGTCAAGCCGGCGGTGGGTCCCGCACCGGTGGCACACGCCGCTCCGGTGTCGCACGCCGTACCGGTGACGCACCCCGCACCGGCCGCCGCCGCTGCGCGCGAGGGCGGCCCCGAAACCGCATAA